One Chloroflexota bacterium genomic window, GCCCCTGAGGACGCCCGGCCGCAGCAGGAGGGCGCACCTCCTTCCGGTCGAGGGCCGTGGGGCGGACCGCCCGGCGCCGAAGCCGAGCAGAGTGGTCCGTGGCTGCAGCGCACCTTCCGGTCGCTCGGCAACACGGAGTTCCGCTTCCTCTGGACCGGCTCGCTGCTGGCGATGGGCGCGATGCAGATGATGGCCTTCGCGCAGGGGTTCTACGTCTACGACCTCACCGGCGACCCCAAGCTGCTCGGCGTCGTGACCGCCGCCAACGGCGTGCCGGGGTTGGCCCTGAGCCTGTTCGGCGGTGTCTTCGTCGACCGGTGGGAGAAGCGCGGCATCATCCAGGTCAGCCAGATCCTGTTCGCCATCATGGCGATGAGCATCGCCACACTCATCTACACGGATGTCATTCACTGGACCCACCTGATGGTCGCCGCATTCATCCAGGGATGCATCATGCCGTTCATGATGCCGGCGCGGCAAGCCATCGTGCCGCAGGTTGTGCCGCGGCACCTCATCATGAACGCCGCCGCGCTGAGCGCCCTCGTCATGAGCGTGACCACCATGGCCGCCCCCGCCATCGCCGGGCCTCTGTCCGGGTGGCTGGGCATGGCCATGCTGTACGTGTTCATCGGGTGCATGAACATTGCATCGTTCGCATTTACGACGCAGGTGAAGAAGCACTACCCCGAGGGCGAGAGGTCCGGCCGCAGCCCCATCGGCGACATTGTGCTGGGCGTCCAGTACATACGCCGCGACACTGTCATCATGCTGTTGCTGATCATGGGCATTGTGCAGGTGATGATGATGGCGCCAATCCGCTTCGTGATGCCGCTGTTCGCGAGGGACAACTTCAGCGTTGAGGAGGCCGGCCTCGGCTTCATGCTGGCGGTCCTGGGGTTGGGCAGCATGGCTGGCGCCATCGCCGTCGCGGGCATGAAGAAGGCCGGGAACCGCGGCCGGTTGCTTGTGGGCTCCGCTA contains:
- a CDS encoding MFS transporter: MTTRPTREAPEDARPQQEGAPPSGRGPWGGPPGAEAEQSGPWLQRTFRSLGNTEFRFLWTGSLLAMGAMQMMAFAQGFYVYDLTGDPKLLGVVTAANGVPGLALSLFGGVFVDRWEKRGIIQVSQILFAIMAMSIATLIYTDVIHWTHLMVAAFIQGCIMPFMMPARQAIVPQVVPRHLIMNAAALSALVMSVTTMAAPAIAGPLSGWLGMAMLYVFIGCMNIASFAFTTQVKKHYPEGERSGRSPIGDIVLGVQYIRRDTVIMLLLIMGIVQVMMMAPIRFVMPLFARDNFSVEEAGLGFMLAVLGLGSMAGAIAVAGMKKAGNRGRLLVGSAIISGLTLLGFAAISEFLPVFALGLVMLAVVGLIQSARMTLQASLTLEYVDPTYRGRVMSIQGLMWGLMPIGVLPLTLIADYWGAPAGLSILALAFIAIATIVLIFSPTMRRLQ